GGGTTGTTGAGATGTGTTACCTGAACTTCTGTTTACTGGTGTATCTGTAGTTTCATTTATAACAAAGCATTTGCCTGTAGCTGGATAgagtaacaggtttttttctggccTAGCAATGAGCTGGGGGAAAACTGAGTAGAGCTCTCTCACCTTTACCATGCCTGGGGAAGCATCTTTGCACATAGATAAGTCTGTGCTGAATCTCTTGACAGAAAGACTTCATATTCCTCCTTTCCCTCTGGCCCTTGATCCTGTCCTCTTCCACTAGGTTCAGGGGTTACTGGCAGCATCTTTTCAGTTCATTTGTGCTGGCAAAAGTTGGTCAGCGCCAATGAGAAGAGGTGGTAGATGGTGACATTCCCCCTCCAGAGTGATGGGTTCATCGATATCTGTGTTTAGCAGGCGATCCTTTTCTTAAGGCAGGTGGCAAAGCTTTGCCTGCAAATGCTTGATGTTCATTTCTCTGTGGAATCCCTTTGGTTTGGCCCTAAGCAGTGCTCTCCCAGGAGGGGCTGATTCCACCACGTGCAGAGCCATCAGCAAAAGGGAGGACCTGCTGCTCATTCAAGCTTGGGTTCTTCTGCTctgtttctctgttcttcctACTGTTGCCAATGATAAAGATCAGCACAGCCACCGCAAACTTAGTAACCAGGAATCCAGCAATGATATAGAAGACAGTGAAATCAGCTTCAGGAGGGATGCTGTAAACCATAAATACAACAATGAAGGGGATGCAAAGAAACTCTTGCAGTACACAATGTGAAGATGGTAACATCTCCCGCAACAGGCAGTCCCTGCCTGTGCACAACAGAGCCTGGGAGGTTAGAACAACTATAATATGTCATCTCACACAGCGATAAATTACCATTGGCAGGAGTTGTTTTGCTTGGCACTGAAGCACTGAATTTTCTAGATTAGGATAAAGCTGCTGTTTAGAAACCCCCCAGCAGCTCTAGGAATTGTCATAGATTAGGAAAAGGTAGAGAATACGCATGTGGTGGTATTCCTCTCAGCTGCAAATGGGGTTGCTGATGCTAATCTGCCTTAGTCCTAGGAAGAAATCACAACATGGGAAGTTTTATGCTTTACCTGGAGATGCTCTGCACAGCTCTAGGCTCCTCTGGCATTTGGGTGTCCAGGACAGCTGGTGATAGAAAAAGAACAGTTTAGTCTGCAGATGTTTCTGGGTGATACTCATTGGTGTCACCAACACCAGTGCCCCAGCTAAATTTAGATATAACCAAGCTGAGACTGAGCACAGGGCTGTGTGCTAGAAGATTAATCTGTGCAGCAATAAGCAGATGATGTGTGTTAGATGTCCTGTAACAGTGAGGTCATGTTGCTGTAAATCAGGAACTAAAAAGAGGCAATGAAACACAGTTCCTCCTTAAAGTAGGACAAAAGTAGATGTTCACTGAAGTGAGGCCTTGGCATCTGCAGACACGTGAAATTTAAGCAAGAACTCATGAAATTCAGAGCCTCAGGACGTACCTGTCAGCACTTCCACTTGCACCTTCCTTAAGCTGTTTGTTTCCCCCAGGTAGTCAGTTTTGCACTGGTACAGCCCAGCATCCTGCTTCCTCAGTCGCTTCATGGTCACTGTCAGGACGCCCTCGCGGACGTTGTCACTGATGGAGGTGGTGCCGTTCCTGTTCTTTAGGAACGGCAGCCAGAAGCGTCGGGCACTCACCACGTGTTGGCACGTGGTCTCATCGATCTGCTTGCACCA
This window of the Athene noctua chromosome 23, bAthNoc1.hap1.1, whole genome shotgun sequence genome carries:
- the LOC141969591 gene encoding LOW QUALITY PROTEIN: triggering receptor expressed on myeloid cells 2-like (The sequence of the model RefSeq protein was modified relative to this genomic sequence to represent the inferred CDS: deleted 1 base in 1 codon), which produces MKKMPSSCAHSFRQSNEEGKASCSWAEPFSLFSRLFSCPLCCSAGMEKLVHLIFLIFLSAPCAAENVTVVYGMEGDTISVNCTYNPWQQRWREKSWCKQIDETTCQHVVSARRFWLPFLKNRNGTTSISDNVREGVLTVTMKRLRKQDAGLYQCKTDYLGETNSLRKVQVEVLTAVLDTQMPEEPRAVQSISSIPPEADFTVFYIIAGFLVTKFAVAVLIFIIGNSRKNRETEQKNPSLNEQQVLPFADGSARGGISPSWESTA